From one Drosophila subpulchrella strain 33 F10 #4 breed RU33 chromosome 3L, RU_Dsub_v1.1 Primary Assembly, whole genome shotgun sequence genomic stretch:
- the LOC119553099 gene encoding G protein alpha i subunit, which yields MGCAVSTARDKEAIERSKNIDRALRAEGERAASEVKLLLLGAGESGKSTIVKQMKIIHDTGYSQEECEEYRRVVFSNTVQSLMVIIRAMGRLKIEFADPGRTDIARQFFTHASAADEGILLPEIVLLMKKLWADGGVQQSFARSREYQLNDSAGYYLNSLDRIAQPNYIPTQQDVLRTRVKTTGIIETHFSCKQLHFKLFDVGGQRSERKKWIHCFEGVTAIIFCVALSGYDLVLAEDEEMNRMIESLKLFDSICNSKWFVETSIILFLNKKDLFEEKIKRSPLTICFPEYTGTNTFEEAANYIRMKFENLNKRKDQKEIYTHLTCATDTNNVKFVFDAVTDVIIKNNLKQIGLF from the exons ATGGGTTGTGCCGTGAGTACAGCACGCGATAAAGAGGCCATCGAGCGGTCCAAGAACATCGATCGCGCCTTGAGGGCGGAGGGCGAAAGAGCCGCCTCGGAGGTGAAACTGCTGCTATTGG GAGCCGGAGAGTCGGGCAAGTCGACGATAGTGAAACAGATGAAGATCATCCACGACACAGGCTACTCGCAGGAGGAGTGCGAGGAGTACCGCCGCGTGGTCTTTAGCAACACGGTGCAGAGCCTGATGGTGATCATTCGGGCTATGGGACGTCTCAAGATAGAGTTTGCCGATCCTGGTAGGACGGACATTGCCCGTCAGTTCTTCACACATGCCTCCGCCGCGGATGAGGGAATCCTGCTGCCGGAGATTGTCCTTTTGATGAAGAAACTCTGGGCGGACGGTGGAGTACAGCAGAGTTTTGCCCGATCCCGCGAATATCAGCTGAATGACTCGGCGGGATACTACCTCAACTCGCTGGATCGTATCGCGCAACCGAACTATATACCCACCCAGCAGGATGTGCTCCGTACCCGAGTCAAGACCACTGGCATCATCGAGACACACTTCTCCTGCAAACAGCTGCACTTTAA GCTTTTTGACGTGGGCGGCCAGCGATCGGAGCGCAAGAAGTGGATCCATTGCTTTGAGGGCGTTACGGCCATTATCTTCTGCGTAGCACTATCAG GTTACGATTTAGTCCTGGCCGAGGACGAAGAGATGAATCGCATGATCGAATCCCTGAAGCTGTTTGACTCCATCTGCAACTCCAAGTGGTTCGTGGAAACCTCCATAATACTTTTCCTCAACAAGAAGGATCTGTTCGAGGAGAAGATTAAGCGATCTCCCCTGACGATATGCTTCCCGGAGTACACAg GAACCAACACCTTTGAAGAGGCGGCCAACTACATTCGCATGAAGTTTGAAAATCTGAACAAGCGGAAAGACCAAAAGGAGATCTACACGCATCTCACCTGCGCCACGGATACGAATAACGTCAAGTTCGTCTTCGATGCCGTCACCGATGTGATCATCAAGAACAATCTGAAACAAATTGGCTTATTCTAA
- the LOC119553100 gene encoding uncharacterized protein LOC119553100 has product MIRAALLSKWNRSVAGSLVTTRDYSTLKLLNGRAVHPRGEILSPIRCFSVDGGNEGKPKNMPPGFVAPGSPSSINAGILGSSSLGNNPENTTRKGVTISEVQSPPVSIVTSGGKLGRADPLDTNSIVRSQGTEKGCSNEDKKTEAQKKAAEAKEAAAKQLQDIMANMPSKQQTEKYFFRVVAFIYDLTYLTGTWLLNFIEHNVVRNATVQHYWKRFHEKMEQAKKD; this is encoded by the exons ATGATTCGTGCAGCATTATTGTCCAAATGGAATAGATCGGTGGCGGGATCACTGGTTACAACCAGGG ATTACTCGACTTTGAAGCTGCTAAATGGCAGAGCAGTGCACCCACGTGGTGAGATTCTGAGCCCAATTCGCTGCTTCTCAGTTGATGGTGGCAATGAGGGCAAACCCAAGAACATGCCGCCTGGCTTTGTGGCTCCTGGGTCCCCCTCCTCCATCAATGCTGGCATCCTAGGAAGCAGCTCGTTGGGAAATAACCCCGAGAATACCACTAGAAAGGGCGTGACTATTTCTGAGGTACAGTCGCCTCCCGTTTCCATAGTCACCTCCGGCGGAAAATTGGGCAGAGCCGATCCCTTGGACACCAACTCCATTGTACGCAGCCAGGGCACCGAAAAGGGATGCTCAAATGAGGATAAGAAGACCGAGGCCCAGAAGAAGGCAGCAGAGGCCAAGGAGGCGGCTGCCAAGCAGTTGCAGGACATCATGGCCAACATGCCCAGTAAGCAGCAGACAGAGAAATACTTCTTTCGCGTGGTGGCCTTCATCTATGACCTGACCTACCTCACCGGCACCTGGCTATTGAACTTTATCGAGCACAATGTTGTCCGAAATGCCACGGTGCAGCACTACTGGAAGAGATTCCACGAGAAAATGGAACAGGCCAAGAAGGATTAA
- the LOC119553098 gene encoding putative serine protease K12H4.7, with the protein MLFIGGVSRPLGLGLLLLGLIAPICGIGFRHGRLSNGFLGEPSKIPTLQRSLESEDLWFEQKLDHFKGSDTRTWQQRYFVNADYYRNDSSAPIFLMIGGEGEASAKWMREGAWVHYAEHFGALCLQLEHRFYGKSHPTADLSTENLHYLSSEQALEDLASFVTAMKVKFNLADGQKWIAFGGSYPGSLAAWAREKYPELIFGSISSSGPLLAKVNFREYFEVVKASLASYKPECVEAVTRSFAQVEILLRHMIGQRSLDEKFKTCTPIKDSIENELDMASFFENLAGNFAGVVQYNKDNSPHATVTIDDICNVMLNTTAGPPVTRLGLVNDMLLKESNTTCLDYKYEKMVADMKKVSWDSETAKGSRQWTYQTCHEFGFYQTSENKEDIFGGRFGVDYFIRQCMDVFSKNMDAKFLDLVVSGTNDNYGALRPNTTNVLYVHGSIDPWHALGLVKSPNSALPTIYIEGTAHCANMYEPVKTDPPQLVAARNKITKFLAKLLEGYTSTLI; encoded by the exons ATGCTTTTCATTGGGGGCGTTTCGAGGCCCCTGGGACTGGGACTCTTGCTCCTGGGACTGATAGCGCCCATCTGTGGGATTGGCTTTCGTCACGGACGGCTGAGCAATGGGTTCCTTGGAGAGCCCAGCAAGATTCCAACACTCCAGAGATCCCTGGAGTCCGAGGACCTGTGGTTCGAGCAGAAGTTGGACCACTTCAAGGGCAGCGATACGCGCACTTGGCAGCAGCGATATTTTGTGAATGCCGACTACTACCGCAACGATAGCTCCGCCCCAATATTCCTGATGATTGGCggcgagggagaggcgtcggCCAAGTGGATGAGGGAAGGAGCTTGGGTCCATTATGCCGAACACTTTGGAGCACTCTGTCTGCAGCTGGAGCACCGTTTCTACGGCAAGAGTCATCCCACTGCGGATCTGTCAACCGAGAATCTGCACTATCTGAGTTCCGAGCAGGCTCTCGAGGATTTGGCCAGCTTTGTGACCGCCATGAAGGTGAAGTTCAACCTGGCCGATGGTCAGAAATGGATCGCTTTCGGTGGCTCCTATCCGGGATCCCTGGCAGCCTGGGCAAGGGAAAAGTATCCAGAACTCATCTTCGGATCTATCAGCTCTAGTGGTCCCCTGCTGGCCAAGGTGAACTTTAGGGAGTACTTCGAGGTGGTCAAAGCCTCGCTGGCTTCCTATAAACCCGAATGCGTAGAGGCTGTGACTCGCAGCTTCGCCCAGGTGGAGATCCTTCTCAGGCACATGATTGGTCAGCGCAGTCTGGATGAGAAGTTCAA GACCTGCACTCCTATTAAAGATTCCATTGAAAACGAATTGGACATGGCCAGTTTCTTTGAGAATCTGGCAGGCAACTTCGCAGGAGTGGTGCAATACAACAAGGATAACAGCCCCCACGCCACTGTAACCATTGATGAT ATCTGTAATGTAATGCTCAATACCACCGCAGGGCCACCTGTAACCCGTTTGGGCCTGGTAAATGACATGCTATTAAAGGAGTCGAACACCACCTGCCTGGACTACAAATACGAGAAGATGGTAGCCGATATGAAGAAGGTATCCTGGGACTCGGAGACTGCCAAGGGATCGAGACAGTGGACCTACCAAACCTGCCATGAATTTGGCTTCTATCAGACCTCCGAAAACAAGGAAGACATCTTTGGAGGTCGATTTGGAGTCGACTACTTCATTCGCCAGTGCATGGATGTGTTCTCTAAAAATATGGACGCCAAGTTCTTGGATCTGGTGGTGTCCGGTACCAACGATAACTATGGCGCCCTGAGGCCAAATACCACAAATGTTTTGTATGTGCACGGTTCCATTGATCCATGGCATGCTTTGGGATTGGTGAAGTCTCCAAACTCGGCACTTCCAACGATTTACATAGAAG GAACTGCTCACTGCGCAAATATGTACGAGCCTGTGAAAACCGATCCGCCCCAACTGGTGGCCGCTCGAAATAAGATCACCAAGTTCTTGGCCAAGCTTCTGGAAGGCTACACCTCAACCCTAATATGA
- the LOC119555088 gene encoding uncharacterized protein LOC119555088, which translates to MDFNSSTYDQKYFNFTAAQLSAEREHIVQDIIKKGARRIIDKIKTPATADLLEAQKETVERRFLASASKGLMALRELDSKVFHVPPHVLLPEHMFFENQFTSEEEEQRTAKLEELKAKYRENMAMLAHLKIEEEKYAAIDDLCQKEIEMQNRVQKNCSSLNVSKLKQYCTQVQLKKPN; encoded by the exons ATGGACTTCAATAGTAGTACCTACGATCAGAAGTATTTCAACTTCACAGCAGCACAGCTTTCAGCAGAGC GCGAACATATAGTGCAGGATATCATCAAGAAAGGCGCTAGAAGGATCATAGACAAGATAAAGACCCCCGCAACAGCGGATTTATTGGAGGCCCAAAAGGAAACCGTAGAGCGTCGTTTCCTGGCATCCGCATCCAAGGGTCTAATGGCCCTGAGAGAACTGGACAGCAAGGTGTTCCACGTTCCACCGCACGTACTCCTTCCGGAACACATGTTCTTCGAGAATCAGTTCACCAGCGAGGAGGAAGAGCAGAGGACAGCCAAGCTGGAGGAGCTGAAGGCCAAATATCGAGAG AACATGGCTATGCTGGCACACCTGAAAATCGAAGAGGAAAAATACGCCGCCATAGATGATCTCTGTCAGAAAGAGATTGAAATGCAGAACCGTGTCCAAAAGAACTGCTCCTCCCTCAATGTGAGCAAGCTGAAACAATATTGCACCCAAGTTCAACTTAAAAAGCCAAACTAA
- the LOC119555087 gene encoding cilia- and flagella-associated protein 52, which translates to MGDSQDSCRQLLPRAIFGINGKVENGVRQHPVTGSIIFALGNKIGIADYKKNTQEFVAGHTNTISCLDLSKSGKYMASGQINHMGFRGYVIIWDYDQRKEISRHDLHKVSVQAICFTAQDRCVVSIGGVDDGSVIVFDMEAFSPICQTPASRAISGNALTVRPMHNNPYFFVTAGDRHLRLWSILREEKKLYVQDVLMASKTRVFYCARIDKTDEFAYLGTGTGDIVKIVLNCCDRDHVSKQGSTSCILGAFGTHNPRKPTGRDCNRYVNGVRALYVLEGGRLLIGAGNGDIELVEERTDVPLINFRDYPGPTWPYLRTLKKTHVSGRISSFVRSKPELFYICTDTNEIYGLNIKTWVLKLLRTCHTKSVYCITFPKNYSGVFATSGKECIRIWSSGRKQELLRIMVYNFNCACVRFTHDGTSIVSVWNDGIIRAFTPITGRLIYAIPNAHNKGCSALAVASTGRLIVTGGIEGQVRVWKIDPYRQDLLGVLKDHSGPITSLDINYLDTEVISACTDGSCVIWDIKRMTRKQVVTANTQFMSASYFPTGVQVITCGSDGRIIYWMVYNGALIRELTASKKSSVNCLAINETGDYFISVGSDLQVKLWDYNSGAVVGLGSEHASSVISCAYSPCMTMFVTGSTDGSLIIWDVPRDFWGRPNPPDATKYSLPKTSSKARMSEVPARVNSGTNLKTPRGENIDGLLKATPKDDLCCVECPPCAKKEAKVPDSYAECGIVPDVRKC; encoded by the exons ATGGGAGATTCCCAAGACTCCTGCAGGCAACTGCTTCCGCGCGCGATCTTCGGGATCAACGGAAAAGTGGAGAACGGAGTGCGCCAGCATCCGGTAACCGGATCCATTATATTCGCACTCGGCAACAAAATAGGCATCGCTGACTACAAGAAGAACACGCAGGAGTTTGTGGCCGGACATACGAATACAATATCATGTCTGGATCTCAGCAAGAGTGGCAAGTACATGGCCTCGGGTCAGATAAACCACATGGGATTCCGGGGATATGTCATCATCTGGGATTACGATCAGCGCAAGGAGATCTCCCGTCATGATCTTCACAAGGTTTCGGTTCAGGCCATATGCTTCACTGCCCAGGATCGCTGCGTGGTGTCAATTGGAGGCGTGGATGATGGCTCCGTAATCGTCTTTGACATGGAGGCATT CTCCCCCATCTGCCAAACCCCCGCTTCGAGGGCTATATCCGGAAATGCCCTGACAGTCCGACCGATGCACAACAATCCTTACTTCTTTGTGACCGCCGGGGATCGCCATTTGCGTTTGTGGAGCATACTACGGGAGGAGAAGAAATTGTACGTTCAGGACGTCCTAATGGCCAGCAAGACACGGGTTTTCTACTGTGCCCGCATCGATAAGACTGATGAGTTCGCCTATCTGGGCACTGGAACTGGTGACATCGTGAAGATCGTACTCAATTGTTGCGATCGCGATCATGTGAGCAAGCAAGGATCCACCAGCTGCATCCTGGGAGCCTTTGGCACCCACAATCCTCGAAAGCCAACTGGCAGGGACTGTAATCGCTATGTGAATGGAGTACGTGCTTTGTACGTCCTGGAAGGAGGACGTTTACTAATTGGAGCTGGAAATGGTGACATAGAGCTAGTGGAGGAGCGAACCGATGTACCGCTAATTAACTTCAGGGATTATCCGGGTCCTACGTGGCCTTATCTGCGCACCCTGAAGAAGACTCATGTTTCAGGAAGGATCTCGTCTTTTGTGCGATCCAAACCAGAATTGTTCTACATCTGCACGGACACCAACGAGATTTATGGTCTTAATATCAAGACTTGGGTGCTCAAATTGCTGCGAACATGTCACACCAAGTCGGTCTACTGCATCACGTTCCCCAA GAACTACTCGGGAGTTTTTGCCACCTCCGGCAAGGAGTGCATCCGCATTTGGTCTTCTGGACGCAAACAGGAGTTGCTTCGCATCATGGTTTATAACTTTAACTGCGCTTGTGTTCGCTTCACCCATGATGGCACCAGTATTGTCTCCGTGTGGAATGATGGAATCATTCGGGCCTTCACTCCTATAACAGGAAGACTCATCTATGCTATCCCCAATGCGCACAACAAGG GATGCAGTGCTTTGGCCGTGGCCTCCACGGGTCGTCTAATTGTCACTGGCGGCATTGAGGGACAAGTGAGGGTGTGGAAGATCGATCCTTATCGCCAGGATCTGCTGGGCGTTCTGAAGGATCACTCAGGACCCATAACCTCATTGGACATTAACTATCTCGACACTGAAGTGATCTCGGCGTGCACTGATGGCTCCTGTGTGATCTGGGATATAAA ACGCATGACCCGCAAGCAAGTGGTGACTGCCAACACGCAGTTCATGTCCGCTTCCTATTTTCCAACTGGAGTCCAGGTAATAACCTGCGGCTCGGACGGCAGGATTATCTACTGGATGGTGTACAACGGAGCCTTGATCAGGGAGCTGACTGCCTCCAAGAAGTCCTCGGTTAACTGCCTGGCCATCAACGAAACTGGGGATTACTTTATCAGTGTGGGCAGCGATCTGCAGGTCAAACTCTGGGACTACAACAGTGGCGCAGTGGTGGGCTTGGGCTCGGAGCACGCCTCCTCCGTGATCAGCTGCGCCTACAGTCCCTGCATGACCATGTTTGTCACTGGGAGCACCGATGGATCGCTCATCATTTGGGATGTTCCGCGAGACTTCTGGGGCAGACCCAATCCGCCGGATGCAACCAAGTACTCGCTGCCCAAGACATCGTCAAAAGCCAGAATGAGTGAGGTGCCGGCTAGAGTGAATTCCGGCACAAATCTGAAGACTCCAAGGGGCGAGAACATTGACGGGCTGCTGAAGGCCACTCCGAAGGACGATCTTTGCTGCGTGGAGTGCCCGCCTTGCGCCAAAAAGGAGGCCAAGGTCCCCGATTCCTATGCCGAATGTGGCATCGTTCCGGACGTGAGGAAGTGCTGA